The following coding sequences are from one Pelecanus crispus isolate bPelCri1 chromosome 15, bPelCri1.pri, whole genome shotgun sequence window:
- the DDI2 gene encoding protein DDI1 homolog 2 isoform X1 — MLLTVFCLRRDRSELTFSLQVDADFELQNFRALCELESGIPAAESQIVYAERPLTDNNRSLASYGLKDGDVVILRQKETVEPRPSIRFPGLPRIDFSSIAVPGTSTQQHQPPAQRLRPSPPDAPSFPQGLDNPALLREMLLANPHELSLLKERNPPLAEALLSGDLEKFTRVLLEQQQDRARREQERIRLYSADPFDLEAQAKIEEDIRQQNIEENMTIAMEEAPESFGQVVMLYINCKVNGHPVKAFVDSGAQMTIMSQACAERCNIMRLVDRRWAGIAKGVGTQKIIGRVHLAQVQIEGDFLACSFSILEEQPMDMLLGLDMLKRHQCSIDLKKNVLVIGTTGSQTTFLPEGELPECARLAYGAGREDMRPEEIADQELAEAIQKSVEEAENSDKETTSLGMPSLPASDGFQNPVQSSGLNSKICNPTNQLLDRSVSAPASICSSESSLAEPIDPRAVKSFESSTECQITPEKEHPLLLQHLSSNASLANNDPSPQTGEVTCCNPACLSQKTLKETFVADSLKERNAEEQDRGQEHPLEVTKEDSLADTAAKHGQNKDVCLSSEQEQKHELPVDHQMCKEPEKEHLEEQTETTDPEPPCHIGEVEKPVVEEASQPENPPMEMKEDGQEKAGLSWVKGSIQMSASCSCTHTEAFMEVDVVEQSVAEAHSSASEQKWQAENRSIPDLNSDAFSMEVESLKSASSLSDPLSTGDVLQSKSTGEIPAEYDELSDLAAEDSSTPSSIHQLDMDPGRPSEEPCLSLASALKELHKLLIISQKGECKILASEEVSQLEMVHKEPAAQQKRLSEDEQKGSDPASQEQSCSLYKVRSEGGRAEEKQPCDSGIENISIGSVSHMQSALGEGALEIQKFSGKSDLVVVNSAATFDQEQSSEQAEVLVEGYQSPTSPTSEQNASISSVPALDEGAPQDTQSLFTGAPGRSSSSTPEGPWLLGGCEEPLVSPPAGSTGLTSGASPPPAFPAADVDRILSAGFTTREALEALEQADGNADLALLILLAKSIVVPT; from the exons GTCTGCCGAGGATAGACTTCAGCAGCATCGCTGTTCCTGGGACATCCACTCAGCAGCATCAGCCACCAGCACAGCGTCTTCGCCCGTCGCCTCCCGATGCACCTTCGTTCCCTCAGGGTTTGGACAATCCGGCGCTGCTACGGGAGATGCTGCTTGCGAATCCCCACGAGCTGTCCCTGCTGAAGGAGCGCAATCCGCCCTTGGCGGAGGCGTTGCTCAGTGGAGACCTCG AGAAATTCACCAGGGTgttgctggagcagcagcaggaccgAGCCCGGCGGGAGCAGGAGAGGATCCGGCTCTACTCAGCTGACCCTTTTGATCTGGAGGCACAGGCCAAGATAGAAGAAGACATAAG GCAACAAAACATTGAAGAAAATATGACGATAGCAATGGAAGAGGCCCCCGAGAGTTTTGGCCAGGTGGTGATGCTGTATATTAACTGCAAAGTCAATGGACATCCAGTGAAAGCCTTTGTTGACTCAG GTGCCCAGATGACCATCATGAGCCAAGCTTGTGCTGAAAGGTGCAACATAATGAGGCTGGTAGATCGGCGATGGGCTGGCATTGCTAAAGGTGTAGGGACGCAGAAAATAATTGGCAGAGTGCACTTAG CTCAGGTCCAGATTGAAGGGGATTTCCTGGCGTGCTCCTTCTCAATCCTTGAAGAGCAGCCCATGGACATGCTTCTAGGACTGGATATGCTGAAGAGGCATCAG TGTTCGATTGATCTCAAGAAGAATGTACTAGTGATCGGCACGACTGGCTCGCAGACCACTTTCCTCCCGGAGGGCGAGCTCCCAGAGTGTGCCCGGCTAGCCTATGGGGCCGGGCGGGAAGACATGCGGCCGGAGGAGATTGCAGACCAGGAACTAGCAGAAGCAATACAGAAGTCCGTAGAGGAAGCAG AGAATAGTGACAAAGAAACTACCTCACTGGGAATGCCCTCATTACCAGCTTCTGATGGGTTTCAAAATCCAGTCCAGTCTTCAGGACTAAATTCCAAGATCTGTAATCCCACAAATCAATTACTTGATCGTTCTGTCTCTGCCCCTGCTTCAATTTGCTCATCCGAATCTAGCCTCGCAGAGCCCATTGATCCTAGAGCCGTCAAGTCTTTTGAGTCTTCAACTGAATGCCAGATAACCCCAGAAAAAGAACATCCTCTCTTATTACAGCATCTTTCCAGTAATGCTTCCTTGGCAAACAACGACCCTTCTCCCCAGACAGGGGAGGTAACCTGTTGCAATCCAGCTTGCCTTTCACAGAAGACACTCAAAGAAACGTTTGTTGCTGACAGTCTAAAGGAACGTAATGCTGAAGAACAAGACCGTGGTCAGGAACATCCTTTGGAAGTGACAAAAGAAGATAGTTTGGCTGACACCGCTGCTAAGCACGGGCAAAATAAAGATGTATGTCTGTCTTCAGAACAGGAGCAAAAGCATGAGCTTCCTGTAGACCATCAGATGTGCAAAGAACCAGAGAAGGAACATCTGGAGGAGCAAACCGAGACAACTGACCCAGAACCTCCTTGCCACATTGGTGAGGTTGAGAAACCTGTTGTGGAAGAAGCCAGCCAGCCAGAAAATCCTCCTatggaaatgaaagaagatgGACAGGAGAAAGCAGGTCTTTCCTGGGTGAAAGGGAGTATCCAAATGTCAGCCTCCTGTAGCTGTACGCATACGGAAGCCTTCATGGAAGTAGATGTAGTTGAGCAGTCTGTAGCTGAAGCGCACAGCTCGGCAAGCGAGCAGAAGTGGCAGGCTGAGAACAGAAGTATACCTGACCTGAACTCGGACGCCTTTTCTATGGAGGTGGAGTCGCTGAAGTCTGCATCCTCCTTGAGTGATCCGCTTTCCACCGGTGATGTCCTGCAGTCTAAAAGCACCGGTGAAATTCCTGCAGAGTATGATGAGTTGTCTGATTTGGCagctgaagacagctctacaCCCTCCAGCATCCATCAGCTGGACATGGATCCAGGAAGACCTTCAGAAGAGCCATGTTTGTCTCTAGCATCAGCCTTGAAAGAGCTGCACAAACTCTTGATTATCAGTCAGAAAGGAGAGTGTAAAATCCTTGCCTCCGAAGAAGTCTCTCAGCTAGAAATGGTTCACAAAGAGCCAGCAGCACAACAAAAGAGGCTTTCTGAAGATGAGCAGAAAGGCTCAGATCCAGCCAGCCAGGAACAGAGCTGTTCCTTGTATAAGGTGAGGTCTGAAGGTggaagagcagaggagaaaCAGCCTTGTGATTCTGGCATAGAAAACATCAGTATTGGGTCTGTCAGTCACATGCAGTCAGCTCTCGGAGAAGGTGCTTTAGAGATTCAGAAGTTTTCAGGTAAGAGTGATTTGGTCGTGGTGAATTCTGCAGCAACATTTGACCAGGAACAGAGCTCTGAGCAGGCGGAGGTTTTGGTAGAAGGTTATCAGAGTCCAACTAGTCCGACTTCGGAGCAAAATGCATCCATTTCCTCTGTACCTGCTTTGGATGAAGGTGCACCTCAGGATACTCAGAGCCTGTTCACAGGAGCacctgggagaagcagcagttcTACTCCTGAAGGTCCGTGGCTGTTGGGTGGGTGTGAGGAACCACTGGTGAGCCCACCAGCTGGCTCTACTGGACTTACCTCGGGAGCTTCTCCACCGCctgctttccctgcagctgATGTTGATCGGATCCTCAGCGCTGGTTTTACCACGCGGGAAGCCCTTGAGGCTTTGGAACAAGCGGATGGAAATGCAGATCTTGCTCTTCTCATTTTGCTAGCCAAGAGTATCGTTGTTCCTACGTAA